A stretch of Paenibacillus mucilaginosus 3016 DNA encodes these proteins:
- a CDS encoding PLP-dependent aminotransferase family protein, which yields MRHRTCLAIQAAKAWALSYRYKGGFPLLIPPISAAYPSEPLHAQVYRTLKEELLGGRIAPGGRLPSIRQLAQHLGISRNPVEAAYDQLAAEGYIASRPKSGYYAADMELLEDIVREAPPAPTDSSVTELTVQPPHASSEAPGLERPGQAASLSNAAGLMHRGTPAPDRIRFDMDGTDTASFPFPLWRKLTMEVLQPANLGLLGYGDRRGEPKLRELTAAYLRQTRGVRCTSEQLILTSGTQQSMLLIASLLRGTHREWAVEGAMDPRIAALLRQQGIGLHGLPLEEDGFPADRLDPAKHRAAYVTPSHQFPYGMVLPAAKRLKLLQWAEASGGYLIEDDYDSDFRFEGRPVPALQGMDSTGRVVYLGTFSRSLSPAFRLSYCILPPELLERFHRELPWYESSASRLTQKTMELFMERGGFERHVRRMKQLYRHKRAVLLEAIARHMGGCSRVSGTASGLHVLLRLDTPLLEEYLRQRAAALGVDVRAVSSFQLEGVQAEHPCGNFSTEAESESAGFLLGFGSLTPGQIEEGVRRLALAWFG from the coding sequence ATGAGACACCGCACGTGTCTGGCTATCCAAGCGGCCAAGGCCTGGGCGCTATCCTACAGATACAAAGGAGGGTTTCCCCTGCTGATCCCCCCGATCTCGGCGGCTTATCCCAGTGAGCCGCTTCACGCACAGGTATACCGTACTCTCAAGGAGGAGCTGCTCGGCGGCCGGATTGCTCCCGGGGGACGCCTGCCTTCCATCCGCCAGCTGGCACAGCACCTGGGCATCTCGCGCAATCCGGTTGAAGCGGCTTACGATCAGCTGGCTGCGGAAGGCTATATCGCCTCCCGGCCCAAAAGCGGCTACTATGCCGCCGACATGGAGCTCCTTGAAGATATCGTGAGAGAGGCCCCCCCTGCACCCACGGACTCTTCTGTGACGGAGCTCACCGTTCAGCCGCCGCACGCTTCGAGTGAGGCCCCCGGACTGGAGCGTCCCGGACAGGCGGCCTCCCTATCGAATGCGGCCGGCCTGATGCATAGAGGCACCCCCGCACCGGACCGTATCCGCTTCGATATGGACGGCACCGATACCGCCAGTTTTCCGTTTCCCCTCTGGCGCAAGCTCACTATGGAGGTGCTGCAGCCGGCGAATCTGGGGCTGCTCGGTTACGGCGACCGCCGCGGAGAGCCGAAGCTCCGGGAGCTCACCGCCGCCTACCTGCGGCAGACCCGCGGCGTCCGCTGCACGTCCGAGCAGCTCATACTCACCTCCGGTACGCAGCAGTCCATGCTGCTGATCGCATCACTGCTCCGTGGGACGCACCGGGAGTGGGCTGTGGAAGGAGCCATGGATCCGCGCATTGCGGCACTTCTGCGGCAGCAGGGCATCGGCCTGCATGGCCTTCCTCTTGAAGAGGACGGCTTTCCGGCCGACAGGCTGGACCCGGCGAAGCACCGGGCCGCCTATGTCACGCCGTCCCACCAATTCCCTTACGGGATGGTCCTGCCCGCGGCCAAACGGCTGAAGCTGCTGCAGTGGGCGGAGGCAAGCGGCGGTTACCTCATTGAAGACGACTATGACTCCGATTTCCGTTTCGAGGGCCGCCCGGTGCCCGCGCTGCAGGGGATGGACAGCACGGGCCGGGTCGTATATCTCGGCACCTTCTCGAGATCCCTCTCCCCCGCCTTCCGCCTCAGCTACTGCATCCTGCCGCCGGAGCTGCTCGAACGCTTCCACCGGGAGCTCCCCTGGTACGAGTCCAGCGCCTCCCGGCTGACCCAGAAGACGATGGAGCTGTTTATGGAGCGGGGCGGATTTGAGCGGCACGTCCGCCGGATGAAGCAGCTCTACCGGCACAAGCGCGCCGTGCTGCTGGAAGCCATCGCCCGGCACATGGGAGGATGCAGCCGCGTGTCCGGCACCGCCTCCGGGCTGCACGTGCTTCTGCGCCTCGACACTCCGCTGCTGGAGGAATATCTGCGGCAGCGTGCCGCTGCGCTCGGTGTCGATGTGCGGGCCGTGTCGTCCTTTCAGCTCGAGGGCGTCCAAGCGGAGCACCCCTGCGGGAACTTCTCCACTGAAGCCGAATCTGAATCGGCGGGCTTCCTTCTTGGCTTCGGGAGCCTTACCCCCGGGCAGATCGAAGAGGGGGTCCGCCGGCTCGCGCTGGCCTGGTTCGGCTAA